The following nucleotide sequence is from Podospora bellae-mahoneyi strain CBS 112042 chromosome 1 map unlocalized CBS112042p_1, whole genome shotgun sequence.
CAGCAAGTGCcagtgctgctgcttcggcggcggcggcggcaaacgaggcggcagcagcaggaggattGAGGCCACTACCGGGGCTACAGGGCGGTGAGGCAGAGGCGCCAGCAGAACTTAGACCTTTGCCCAATCTTGCTGGAGATGCCGCCGTTGTGACTCCTCCGCCCGTGGCGGTAACAGCTCCCGAAGCTGCGGAACCAGTAGCAACAGTGGCACCAACGTTGCCAGCAGAAGAATCGGCTGTTGAGGCCCCTCCTGCACTAATCCCACCTCCTGGCCTCGACGCGGAGGCTCCGGCCCCTGAGCTCGTGGTCCCTCCAGGTCTTGCTACACCGGTAAGTATCTTGATGAAGCTCTTACAGAAACAGTCACTAATTCGATATATCAGGTTGTGGAAACCCCTGTTGTCGAAAGTCCCGCTCCCGAAGCTGCGGCTCCAGCCCCTGAAGAGCCCCCTGCCGTCATCGGGTCCTTCACCCCTATCGTGGCCGAGCCCACAGCCGAGGAGACTCCCGCTCTGGCTGAACCGACCGAGGCCGCTGTTGTCCCCCCAGTCGTAGAAGAACCTGCCGCTGCGCCCGTCATCGGCTCCTTCACTCGTATCGTCGCTGAACCGACGGTCGAAGCCCCGGTCGAAACCCCGGTAGAAACCCCGGTCGAAGTCCCGGCCGAAAGCCCCGCTGCTGAACCTGTCGCTTCCGAAGCCACTGGGCCCGCCGGTGTAGTCGAAACCCCCGCCCCGGTCCCAATCGGTTCATTCTCTCAAGTCATTGTTGGCACTGCCCCTACTTTGGCCGTCCCTCAACCCGTTCCCACCGGCGCTGGCGGCTTCGTTTTCCTCAACAGCACAACTGCTGGTGCCGGAGTTGCCCAGCCCACGGGTGGTCTTCTGCCTCTTCCTGGAGTTGCTGCTCCTTCTGGCGGTCTCCTCCCTATTCCCGGAGTCGCCCAGCCTTCTGGTGTCGCCGCCCCATCTGGTGGTTTGATAACCCCTcctggtcttggtggtgctggtggcgaGACTGGATCTGGCTCTAATGGTGGATCTGGATCTGGAAGTGATGGTAGCGGCAGCGGCCTCGTCAACCCAGATGGAAGCACCGGAACTGAGACTCTGGAGACGGATCCCAACGTCACTGCTGGGCCTGGATCTGGCGGTACTGGGGCAAATGAGGTTTTGACCACTCTTACTACCACCAACGCTGAGGGCGTACCTACCACTTTGGTGACTGCTGTGGCTCAAACCACAGGGCCAAACGGTGCTCAGGTTACTGGAACTGGcaacctcgccaacaacGGATCTACTCCCGCCCTGACGGCTGGTGGAGCCCGCTTGGGCGAGGGCATCAACATGAAGATGTCAGTTTTGGGAGGTGCTGTCGGTATGCTGGTTGTCCTGATGCTTTAAGGGGTAACTTGAAAATAGTGGGAAAGTGCCACAGaggaaaaggtggtggtATTTTCACTGGTAATAAAGGGGGGTGCTGTGGTTACACAAAGCAATCTTTACGATGTTGTTCTATTTACTTTAGGGGATGAATGCTTGAAAAGCGCGAATCAGATTGGGGTTTtactttttactttttacaCCACCTTTTTGTATATATACGATTATGATACCTTTTACAGCAACCACATCGACGTACGCCAGAGtagataaaaaaaaaaaaactacaAATTGAGACGAAAATGACACAAGGCTTGGAACGAGGCCACCTGAAAGAATCTGGGGAAGGCACGAGAAAGGTGTGGGTTGATTTTGCATGGATGACCCCCATCGGCTGAACTACCGGCCGTGGGTTCCGAAACGTGGGTGGTTTCGTCTGAAGTTCTGCcatgtggtgatggaaaaGCCGCGCCTCGGTTGAGAGATAGCTACTCCAGATATCAATTAAGAGCTTCCAGCTTCCGTCTCCCTTGGCTTATCACTCATTGTACATGTCTATCATCCGGTCTTGTAGTTCGTTGAGTACATGACCGCGAGGGAAATTCACTTGTGTGAGGTTCCGTACTGATAGGAATGACAAAAAAGTCGTCCGAGCAGAGAGAGCTCTCCTTTCAGTAGCAGCCCTTACAGAATAATATGTTCTTGCTAATCCCATCCATCGCCATCCTGCGCAATTGACTGGGGTGGCTGTGATCACTCTCTTTATGTGAACCCCTGAGTAGTACTACTAACTCATTACACTCACTTACCTTGCTGTGCAGTATAAGAAATCTTTGTGGTAACTTCAACAGCACCTATTGGGAAATAATTCCTCCTTGCTAATCTTGTGTATCACGATCATGGTGGAATTACCACGCTGACAGTGATCATGATCTTTCTGACGAGCCCCAAGAAGCACCAACCCCGTTACACTCACCTGCCTTGCTACAATATATCAATGGACTAGTATCTCCAACATGATCGTGAATGGCATTTTACGCCTCTTCAGGCCAAACTCGCATCCATATTCACTGCATACAGTTCCAAAAGTGGGACCATGCACCCTCTGCACGGcactttcttttctttcgtCTTTTCAACTTACACCCACTCTTCATATCACCTTGCTCCTTCCACTCTTATCCAGAGTACCTATCTATACCGCCCCCAAAAAATCAGCATCATCTCCTTCCGTCCCCTGCATCCCTAACTCACACCACTTACACCTTGCTCCCTCTAACTGCATGATGCCATAATGGTAGAACAAGCGGACAAACCTCACAATGTCCGAATCCAGCTTTCAGCGGGTATCACGAATCCGCTCCGATAACCGTATAAAACCAGAGACTCACATACAACCActcaacccacctcctcattTATTCTATTATCCTTATTTTCATATGActgctcttttcttcctaCCATTTCTCTTATCCTCAAATCATTACTGTTATTCCTTTATCTCCAAACACCCCACCACTCGGTATCTTCCAGAACGATAACATTTTATCaagccaccaacctcacGACATTCAACGCTACCTTTCAGCCATTATCACCAATCCGTGCCATCCACCATATAATTAAAGATACTCAAACAtaatccctctccccaattCCTCACCTTGTAGCATTGTTTTCAATTTCCCcttccaacaaccacctcgccGTTTAGTGCTTATACACCAGCTGAAAGATATCACATTCCCCTCTCATTTCTTCCCAAATCAATTCCGTGTCACTGttttctcctccaacaacatcaccatgtGGTATCTTTCAGAATGACAACCTTATAGCaagccaccaacctcacctaTCCAGCACCATCTTTCAACTGCTTTCACCCAGCCTCGACATCCGCCATACCATCGTGGATCCCCACAAGCACACCCCCGtgctccttcctcccttttATCCCCCCTGTAGCACCAACCTCCTGCGTCCGAAGCACCTGTGCACCTTCCCTACCTCCCTGACCCCTTTTATACAATCCCCTTTCCTATCGTCCCTTATCTTGTTCACGCTGCCCTGGCATTGTGTGAGCCCCacttttacccctgaatttTGCACAAAGAGACAGGAGGGAGCAAAAAACACAGGCAGCAATCACAATTCACTTGACCctgcagaaaaaaaaaacacagaGATAGCATAATCAAAATATCGAGAGATGAAAAGTGGGAATTTTATAGCTCCCAAACCGTCTCGTCTCTGCATAAATAGGTTTACGCTGACATGTTCGTTGCCAAGTCGTCGAGTATTTGATTTTCACACCAATACCAACTTTACAAAATTCAAACATACTTCGCCGAAACCCCCACCAAGAcagcttctcttttttttaaataaaccAGTATATTAGGGCTTGTATAAAGGCTATACTATCTGTTATCATCCATGCCTCCAAGACCTCTCTGATCTAACGCAAGCTTATTGTTGCTAAATGGTAAGAAgacgaaaaaagaaaagaagaaacctCCCGAAAGCTAATAACCCGAATACCTAGGTTGGAAGATAAGCTTTTCCCCAAGTAAAAGCCATTGTGTTCATGTATTTTCCCTCCTAACCGCCTTCCAACCATGCAAATATCAGTGATTCAGTCGAGGATGCTAGGAATCAAACGAGATCAAACGCCTTTGTTCGTGTGGGCGGTTCCCACGCCCTCCCCGTCGATGTGATAGCTGACGTGCCAGAAAGCGAGCACT
It contains:
- a CDS encoding uncharacterized protein (EggNog:ENOG503PYBE) codes for the protein MYFSTRTLVTILLAAVARDVAAQAAVQSPDAPAPSAIPPEVLASQAASASAAASAAAAANEAAAAGGLRPLPGLQGGEAEAPAELRPLPNLAGDAAVVTPPPVAVTAPEAAEPVATVAPTLPAEESAVEAPPALIPPPGLDAEAPAPELVVPPGLATPVVETPVVESPAPEAAAPAPEEPPAVIGSFTPIVAEPTAEETPALAEPTEAAVVPPVVEEPAAAPVIGSFTRIVAEPTVEAPVETPVETPVEVPAESPAAEPVASEATGPAGVVETPAPVPIGSFSQVIVGTAPTLAVPQPVPTGAGGFVFLNSTTAGAGVAQPTGGLLPLPGVAAPSGGLLPIPGVAQPSGVAAPSGGLITPPGLGGAGGETGSGSNGGSGSGSDGSGSGLVNPDGSTGTETLETDPNVTAGPGSGGTGANEVLTTLTTTNAEGVPTTLVTAVAQTTGPNGAQVTGTGNLANNGSTPALTAGGARLGEGINMKMSVLGGAVGMLVVLML